A stretch of the Chloroflexota bacterium genome encodes the following:
- a CDS encoding glycosyltransferase family 4 protein yields the protein MRIAIDAQLQPTGQWGGVEQFVLGLVHALGKLDDGAEKYVIVGHWENVDWLKLHIGPNQQLIQAPRPSPLASTKEWLGPLRAPAGRLMRRVRYLARRAVGLPVPVMLEPNRFYESLGVAIVHFPFQIFSYTRTPFIYNPHDLQHLHYPQFFPREDIAARESSWPLACRLAQAVVTDSRWVKEDVAQQYSIAPEKIFSIPMGPPTELYGALTDVDLANTRACFQLPETFAFYPAQTWQHKNHLRLIEAIALLRDRDHLVLNLVCTGKQNEFYRVVDQRVRELRLETQVRFLGFIEPTDLRALYHLAQFVIHPSLFEGGGLPILEAFREGAPVACSNTTSLPEYADDAASYFDPASVESIAEAAKRMITDEKLRASLRTRGRVRVQSFTWERTAKMYRALYRKVIGMSLSDEERHLLENS from the coding sequence GTGCGAATCGCCATTGACGCGCAACTGCAACCAACCGGACAGTGGGGAGGCGTCGAACAATTCGTTTTAGGGCTGGTGCATGCCTTGGGCAAGTTGGATGACGGCGCGGAAAAATATGTCATTGTCGGACATTGGGAAAATGTGGATTGGCTCAAGCTGCACATTGGACCCAATCAACAACTCATCCAAGCGCCGCGTCCTAGTCCTCTCGCGTCGACGAAAGAATGGCTTGGTCCCCTGCGGGCGCCGGCTGGAAGATTGATGCGGCGCGTTCGTTATCTTGCTCGACGCGCCGTAGGTCTACCGGTGCCGGTGATGCTTGAACCTAACCGGTTCTACGAATCGCTTGGGGTTGCTATAGTTCATTTCCCATTCCAGATTTTTTCATACACGCGTACGCCATTCATTTACAACCCTCACGATTTACAACATCTACACTATCCGCAATTTTTTCCTCGCGAGGACATTGCCGCGCGCGAATCGTCGTGGCCCCTCGCGTGCCGGCTCGCGCAAGCGGTCGTGACCGATTCACGTTGGGTGAAGGAAGATGTTGCCCAACAGTACAGTATTGCGCCCGAAAAAATTTTTTCAATCCCTATGGGTCCGCCAACAGAATTGTACGGCGCGTTGACGGATGTGGATCTGGCAAACACGCGCGCCTGTTTTCAATTACCGGAGACCTTTGCCTTTTATCCCGCGCAAACCTGGCAACACAAAAATCATTTGCGTCTCATTGAAGCCATCGCGCTGTTGCGTGATCGCGATCACCTCGTACTGAACCTTGTTTGCACCGGCAAGCAGAACGAGTTTTACCGCGTGGTAGATCAACGCGTGCGCGAGTTACGGCTCGAAACGCAAGTGCGCTTCCTGGGTTTCATCGAGCCGACAGATTTGCGCGCGCTGTATCACCTGGCGCAGTTTGTGATTCACCCCAGTTTGTTCGAGGGCGGCGGATTGCCGATTCTCGAAGCGTTCCGCGAAGGCGCGCCGGTCGCGTGCTCCAATACAACTTCTTTGCCCGAGTACGCGGATGACGCCGCTTCGTACTTTGATCCCGCGTCGGTCGAGAGCATCGCCGAAGCCGCAAAGCGTATGATCACAGATGAGAAGTTGCGAGCATCGTTGCGGACGCGCGGCAGAGTGCGCGTGCAATCATTTACGTGGGAGCGCACGGCGAAGATGTATCGCGCGTTATATCGTAAAGTGATTGGAATGAGTTTGTCGGACGAAGAACGGCATTTACTGGAGAATTCGTGA